In Kitasatospora sp. NA04385, a single genomic region encodes these proteins:
- a CDS encoding LysR family transcriptional regulator has translation MLELNGIRALHAVSATGSISSAAAVLHLTTSAVSQRLAKLEREVGQTLLERHSRGVLLTDAAKLLVDRADKILALVDQTEAELEGHRGAVVGEVSVAGFPTAARGLLTGTLTSLAARFPALSPRVSELEPDVSIPLVIRGDLDIAVVQDWFNVPLNLPPGLSRTELLDDVADIALPAAHPLAARTTVDLAELHSDRWISWTPGSGCYEWLLYTLRGYGIEPRIVHTAGEYATQLALVQAGFGIAVIPRLGRESIPEGVRVVPVQPLLSRHVYAVWRSGGDRRPAIRATVAALSRTARAATP, from the coding sequence ATGCTGGAGCTCAACGGGATCCGGGCCTTGCACGCGGTGTCCGCGACCGGGTCGATCAGTTCGGCCGCGGCGGTGCTGCACCTGACCACCTCGGCGGTCTCCCAGCGGCTCGCGAAGCTCGAACGCGAGGTCGGCCAGACGCTGCTCGAACGGCACAGCCGGGGCGTGCTGCTGACCGACGCCGCGAAGCTGCTGGTCGACCGGGCCGACAAGATCCTGGCCCTGGTCGACCAGACCGAGGCCGAACTGGAGGGCCACCGCGGCGCGGTGGTCGGCGAGGTGTCGGTGGCCGGCTTCCCGACCGCCGCCCGGGGCCTGCTGACCGGCACGCTGACCAGCCTCGCGGCCCGGTTCCCGGCGCTGTCCCCCAGGGTCTCCGAGCTGGAGCCCGACGTGTCGATACCGCTGGTGATCCGCGGCGACCTGGACATCGCGGTGGTGCAGGACTGGTTCAACGTGCCGCTGAACCTGCCGCCCGGGCTGAGCCGCACCGAACTGCTCGACGACGTCGCCGACATCGCCCTGCCCGCCGCCCACCCGCTGGCCGCCCGCACGACGGTCGACCTGGCCGAGCTGCACAGCGACCGGTGGATCAGCTGGACGCCCGGCTCCGGCTGCTACGAGTGGCTGCTCTACACCCTGCGCGGGTACGGCATCGAGCCCCGGATCGTCCATACGGCCGGCGAGTACGCCACCCAACTGGCGCTCGTCCAGGCCGGGTTCGGCATCGCGGTGATCCCCCGGCTCGGCCGGGAGAGCATCCCGGAGGGCGTCCGGGTCGTCCCGGTGCAGCCGCTGCTGAGCCGGCACGTGTACGCGGTCTGGCGGTCCGGCGGCGACCGCCGCCCGGCGATCCGGGCGACGGTCGCCGCCCTGTCGCGGACCGCGCGGGCGGCCACCCCCTGA
- a CDS encoding SDR family oxidoreductase, with protein sequence MVKTAVVTGASSGIGAAVTARLAKQGYRVLAVARRADRLAELAGRTGAEPHVLDVTDAGAVDRFAAAVARCDVLVNNAGGAFDAAALQDADPQVWRHSFEVNVLGTLHVTRALLPALLAAPGATVVTMNSTAGFTPYEGGGSYTAAKHAAHALTGTLRLELAGRPVRVVEIAPGMVRTEEFALNRFAGDADRAAAVYADVDRPLTAEDVAECVAFTVGLPIHVNVDQLVVRPLAQAAQHKLHRGPLFQEEAPR encoded by the coding sequence ATGGTGAAGACCGCAGTCGTGACCGGCGCCAGCAGTGGCATCGGAGCGGCGGTCACCGCGCGGCTGGCCAAGCAGGGGTACCGGGTGCTCGCGGTGGCCCGCCGGGCCGACCGGCTGGCGGAGCTGGCCGGGCGGACCGGGGCCGAGCCGCACGTGCTCGACGTCACCGACGCCGGGGCGGTGGACCGGTTCGCGGCCGCCGTCGCCCGGTGCGACGTCCTGGTCAACAACGCCGGCGGCGCGTTCGACGCGGCCGCCCTCCAGGACGCCGACCCGCAGGTGTGGCGGCACAGCTTCGAGGTGAACGTGCTCGGCACGCTGCACGTCACGCGGGCCCTGCTGCCCGCGCTGCTGGCGGCCCCGGGCGCGACCGTGGTCACCATGAACTCGACCGCCGGGTTCACCCCGTACGAGGGCGGCGGCAGCTACACCGCGGCCAAGCACGCGGCGCACGCCCTGACCGGGACGCTGCGGCTGGAACTGGCCGGGCGGCCCGTGCGGGTCGTCGAGATCGCCCCCGGCATGGTGCGCACCGAGGAGTTCGCGCTCAACCGCTTCGCCGGCGACGCGGACCGGGCCGCCGCCGTCTACGCGGACGTCGACCGGCCGCTGACCGCGGAGGACGTCGCCGAGTGCGTGGCCTTCACGGTCGGCCTGCCGATCCACGTCAACGTCGACCAACTGGTCGTCAGGCCGCTGGCCCAGGCCGCGCAGCACAAGCTGCACCGCGGTCCGCTCTTCCAGGAGGAGGCCCCCCGATGA
- a CDS encoding transposase, with amino-acid sequence METLRAYRFALDPTAAQLADLNRHAGAARWAFNHALGVKVAAHRQWRAQVDALVSGGMPEAQARKSVKVPVPGSQAIKKALNTLKGDSRAETELPDGFHGLHRPCPWWHEVSTYAFQSAFIDADRAWGNWLDSLTGRRAGGPVGYPRFKRKGRARDSFRLHHDVKKPTIRLDGYRRLQLPRLGSIRVHDSGKRLARLVAKGQAVIQSVTVSRGGNRWYASVLAKVVQEVPGKPTRAQTGRGTVGVDWGISHLASLSQPLDPADPGSIHIANPRHLDQWTRQLAKAQRALSRTERGSRRRVKAARKVGAIQHRIAQRRASTVHLLTKKLATGFATVAVEDLNVRGMSASARGTVEKPGRRVRQKAGLNRAILDAAPGELRRQLTYKTSWYGSALAVLDRWHPSSKTCSSCGTARPKLTLSERVFHCTTCGLAIDRDHNAAINIARHAAVPLVEGDVNARRSPPPADNGRHGRAARQKREGPPPGGPPRRE; translated from the coding sequence GTGGAGACGCTGCGTGCGTACCGGTTCGCCCTGGACCCGACCGCGGCCCAGCTCGCGGATCTCAACCGGCACGCCGGTGCGGCCCGGTGGGCGTTCAACCATGCCTTGGGTGTGAAGGTCGCCGCGCACCGGCAGTGGCGCGCCCAGGTCGACGCCTTGGTGAGCGGAGGGATGCCGGAAGCGCAGGCCCGCAAGTCGGTGAAGGTACCGGTGCCGGGCAGCCAGGCGATCAAGAAGGCGCTGAACACCCTCAAAGGCGATTCCCGTGCCGAGACCGAGCTGCCGGACGGGTTCCACGGCCTGCACCGGCCGTGCCCGTGGTGGCACGAGGTGTCGACCTACGCCTTCCAGTCCGCGTTCATCGACGCCGACCGGGCGTGGGGCAACTGGCTGGACTCCCTGACCGGACGCCGGGCCGGCGGGCCGGTCGGCTACCCGCGGTTCAAGCGCAAGGGCCGCGCCCGCGACTCCTTCCGTCTGCACCACGACGTGAAGAAGCCGACGATCCGTCTCGACGGCTACCGGCGCCTCCAACTCCCCCGGCTCGGTTCCATCCGTGTCCACGACTCCGGCAAGCGCCTGGCCCGCCTGGTTGCCAAGGGGCAGGCCGTCATCCAGTCCGTCACCGTCTCCCGCGGCGGCAACCGCTGGTACGCCAGCGTCCTTGCCAAGGTGGTCCAGGAGGTCCCCGGTAAGCCGACCCGCGCTCAGACCGGCCGCGGCACCGTCGGCGTCGACTGGGGAATCTCCCACCTGGCCTCCCTCTCCCAGCCCCTCGACCCCGCCGACCCCGGCAGCATCCACATCGCCAACCCCCGCCACCTCGACCAGTGGACCCGCCAACTCGCCAAGGCACAGCGGGCGCTGTCGCGCACCGAGCGCGGGTCCAGGCGGCGGGTGAAGGCCGCGCGGAAGGTCGGCGCGATCCAGCACCGGATCGCGCAGCGCCGGGCGAGCACCGTGCACCTGCTCACCAAGAAGCTGGCCACCGGGTTCGCGACCGTGGCGGTCGAGGACCTGAACGTGCGCGGGATGAGCGCCTCCGCGCGCGGAACCGTCGAGAAGCCTGGTAGGCGCGTGCGGCAGAAGGCTGGCCTGAACCGCGCCATTCTCGACGCCGCCCCCGGCGAACTGCGGCGCCAGCTCACCTACAAGACTTCCTGGTACGGCTCTGCCCTAGCGGTCCTCGACCGCTGGCACCCGTCCAGCAAGACCTGCTCTTCCTGCGGAACAGCGAGACCCAAGCTGACGCTGAGCGAGCGGGTGTTTCACTGCACCACCTGCGGCCTGGCCATCGACCGCGACCACAACGCGGCCATCAACATCGCCCGGCACGCCGCCGTCCCCCTGGTAGAGGGGGACGTTAACGCCCGCAGAAGTCCACCCCCGGCCGACAACGGTCGGCACGGACGCGCCGCAAGGCAGAAGCGGGAAGGCCCACCACCTGGTGGGCCACCTCGGCGGGAGTAA
- a CDS encoding MFS transporter encodes MTADVTTAAPQERPRSLLVRHPDFRRLFTAYSLSQVGTQVSYVAVPLVAIEALGAGAFQVSALAFLGSLPFLLVGLQAGAWLERVRRRPVLVAADLVRGVLMASVPVAWALDALTGAQLYLVVLLVGVATVFFEVASGAYIPHLVGRDNLLEANAKLGGMFAGAEVAGRSIGGFLVQVLTAPYALVVNAVTYLWSGLWLGLIRKQEPRLEKPGTAKPLWPDVRSGITYVFRNAVLRTVSLETSWSNFCLRIVITLVPLLYVSELHRSASLVGAFLTAGGVGVFLGAAVARRIGLRVGYGRALWMVGACCGPFALVVPFAVHGAAVWIGIAAWAVVAFKVGVDNVLKAAIRQHVTADEMMARMGATYRFMITGVLAIGSAVAGLLAGAAGVRVAILVGAVGLAASWLVLFCSPVRGMREMPGVE; translated from the coding sequence ATGACCGCCGACGTGACGACGGCGGCCCCGCAGGAGCGGCCGCGCTCGCTGCTGGTCCGCCACCCGGACTTCCGCCGGCTGTTCACCGCGTACAGCCTCAGCCAGGTCGGGACGCAGGTCAGCTACGTCGCGGTGCCGCTGGTGGCGATCGAGGCGCTCGGCGCCGGGGCCTTCCAGGTCAGCGCGCTGGCCTTCCTCGGCTCGCTGCCGTTCCTGCTGGTCGGCCTGCAGGCCGGGGCGTGGCTGGAGCGGGTGCGGCGGCGGCCGGTGCTGGTGGCCGCCGACCTGGTGCGCGGCGTGCTGATGGCGTCGGTGCCGGTCGCCTGGGCCCTCGACGCGCTGACCGGCGCGCAGCTCTACCTGGTGGTGCTGCTGGTCGGCGTCGCGACGGTCTTCTTCGAGGTGGCGTCCGGGGCCTACATCCCGCACCTGGTCGGCCGGGACAACCTGCTGGAGGCGAACGCCAAGCTCGGCGGCATGTTCGCGGGCGCCGAGGTGGCGGGCCGGAGCATCGGCGGCTTCCTGGTGCAGGTGCTCACCGCGCCGTACGCGCTGGTGGTCAACGCGGTGACCTACCTGTGGTCCGGGCTGTGGCTGGGCCTGATCCGCAAGCAGGAGCCGCGGCTGGAGAAGCCGGGCACCGCGAAGCCGCTGTGGCCGGACGTCCGCAGCGGCATCACGTACGTGTTCCGCAACGCGGTGCTGCGGACCGTCTCGCTGGAGACCTCCTGGAGCAACTTCTGCCTGCGCATCGTCATCACGCTGGTGCCGCTGCTGTACGTCTCGGAGCTGCACCGCTCGGCCTCCCTGGTCGGCGCCTTCCTGACCGCGGGCGGCGTGGGGGTGTTCCTCGGCGCGGCGGTCGCCCGCCGGATCGGGCTCCGGGTCGGCTACGGCCGGGCGCTGTGGATGGTGGGCGCCTGCTGCGGGCCGTTCGCGCTGGTGGTGCCGTTCGCGGTGCACGGCGCGGCGGTGTGGATCGGCATCGCCGCCTGGGCGGTGGTGGCGTTCAAGGTCGGCGTCGACAACGTGCTGAAGGCCGCGATCCGGCAGCACGTCACCGCGGACGAGATGATGGCCCGGATGGGCGCCACCTACCGCTTCATGATCACCGGCGTGCTGGCGATCGGCTCGGCGGTGGCCGGCCTGCTGGCGGGCGCGGCCGGGGTGCGGGTGGCGATCCTGGTCGGCGCGGTCGGCCTGGCCGCCAGCTGGCTGGTGCTGTTCTGCTCGCCGGTGCGCGGGATGCGGGAGATGCCCGGCGTCGAGTGA
- a CDS encoding IS630 family transposase, protein MRAVAALRAGRDRREVAELLGVSMESVTDWWAAWQAGGREALVSRTRGRRVGEHQVLDPDRQQCVRQALIDHRPEDLGLGGQLWTRAVVGDLIALLYRVRLTEQGVGKYLKRWGLSFQRPDKRAIEQDPEAVRAWREEAWPAIRSKALEEGAEVLFADQTGVRSDQVSGRTWAPRGETPTVQRTGNRFSVNAMSAISPRGRMWFTVYRGSFTAEVFCDFLDRLNRQFDRPVHLVVDRHSVHRSKKVRAWLAGHPGRITLHLLPAYAPETNPDELVNADLKWTLLPASRARNADQLADEVRRFFRRRQKQPHVIRGYFQGPHVRYITEEPGI, encoded by the coding sequence ATGCGGGCGGTTGCCGCGCTTCGGGCGGGCCGGGACCGGCGTGAGGTCGCCGAACTGCTCGGCGTGAGCATGGAGTCGGTGACCGACTGGTGGGCCGCGTGGCAGGCCGGAGGCCGGGAAGCGCTGGTGTCCAGGACCCGAGGCCGGCGGGTGGGCGAGCACCAGGTGCTCGATCCGGACCGGCAGCAGTGCGTCCGGCAGGCCCTGATCGACCACCGCCCCGAAGACCTCGGCCTGGGCGGGCAGTTGTGGACCCGCGCGGTCGTCGGCGACCTGATCGCCCTGCTGTACCGGGTGCGACTGACCGAGCAGGGCGTGGGCAAGTACCTCAAGCGCTGGGGGTTGTCCTTCCAGCGCCCGGACAAGCGCGCGATCGAGCAGGACCCGGAAGCAGTCCGCGCCTGGCGCGAGGAGGCCTGGCCCGCGATCCGTTCGAAGGCCCTGGAGGAAGGCGCCGAGGTGCTGTTCGCGGATCAGACCGGCGTGCGCTCGGACCAGGTGTCCGGCCGGACCTGGGCCCCGCGCGGCGAGACGCCGACCGTGCAGCGGACCGGCAACCGCTTCTCGGTCAACGCGATGTCCGCGATCAGCCCGCGGGGCCGGATGTGGTTCACGGTCTACCGGGGATCTTTCACGGCCGAGGTGTTCTGCGACTTCCTCGACCGCCTGAACAGGCAGTTCGACCGCCCCGTCCACCTCGTTGTCGACCGGCACTCCGTCCACCGCAGCAAGAAGGTCCGTGCCTGGCTCGCCGGCCACCCCGGCCGCATCACGTTGCACCTGCTGCCCGCGTACGCGCCCGAGACCAACCCCGACGAGCTGGTCAACGCCGACCTGAAGTGGACCCTGCTGCCGGCCTCCCGAGCCCGCAACGCCGATCAGCTCGCCGACGAGGTCCGCCGCTTCTTCCGCCGCCGACAGAAGCAGCCGCACGTCATCCGTGGCTACTTCCAAGGCCCGCACGTCCGCTACATCACCGAGGAGCCGGGAATTTAG
- a CDS encoding ATP-grasp domain-containing protein gives MSILLVHKKNLSRRRLLAKTREYAQRHGERLLLIMADPSWEAEYFDRVAVADTTSIEESLAACRELLADEEPITGVVTLSEFCVPTAAAIAAEFGLPSVSEWTAYTARDKFAMRSAFAAAGDVPQPGFALVADAGQAAEQAARFGYPVILKPVIGCHSMFVQKVHDERELVEAFPEIQKGAWEGFAFDPLHERTFERYAGGILVEEFVDGPEISVESLIVDGVTHPVAIHDKPLPQGATFEEVYACTPTRLPADTVAAIHAATEACHRALGITTGASHVEWRLRDGREPVILEAGARMGGGPIYRSVLLSTGVDMLEAMLDLATGRTPVIAPRPEPVPVGFRNIFPERPGTLTEVVGAAEAEAADDVHDLEVFRGPGDLLDVPPNTYEGYGHVIFTAPDIERLDARFAELLRTLRLETRWTH, from the coding sequence GTGAGCATCCTGCTAGTCCACAAGAAGAACCTGAGCCGGCGTCGGCTCCTGGCGAAGACCAGGGAGTACGCGCAGCGGCACGGGGAGCGGTTGCTGCTGATCATGGCGGACCCGAGCTGGGAGGCGGAGTACTTCGACCGGGTGGCCGTCGCCGACACCACGAGCATCGAGGAGAGCCTCGCGGCCTGCCGGGAACTGCTGGCGGACGAGGAACCGATCACCGGGGTCGTCACGCTGAGCGAGTTCTGCGTGCCGACGGCGGCGGCGATCGCGGCGGAGTTCGGGCTGCCCTCGGTCAGCGAGTGGACGGCCTACACGGCGCGGGACAAGTTCGCGATGCGCAGCGCGTTCGCGGCGGCGGGGGACGTCCCGCAGCCGGGGTTCGCGCTGGTCGCGGACGCCGGGCAGGCGGCCGAGCAGGCGGCGCGGTTCGGGTACCCGGTGATCCTCAAGCCGGTGATCGGGTGCCACAGCATGTTCGTGCAGAAGGTGCACGACGAGCGGGAGCTGGTCGAGGCCTTCCCGGAGATCCAGAAGGGCGCCTGGGAGGGCTTCGCCTTCGATCCGCTGCACGAGCGGACCTTCGAGCGGTACGCGGGCGGCATCCTGGTCGAGGAGTTCGTCGACGGCCCGGAGATCAGCGTGGAGTCGCTGATCGTCGACGGGGTGACGCACCCGGTCGCCATCCACGACAAGCCGCTGCCGCAGGGCGCGACCTTCGAGGAGGTCTACGCCTGCACGCCGACCCGGCTGCCGGCCGACACGGTGGCCGCGATCCACGCCGCGACCGAAGCCTGCCACCGGGCGCTGGGCATCACCACCGGCGCCTCGCACGTGGAGTGGCGCCTGCGCGACGGCCGGGAGCCGGTGATCCTGGAGGCCGGCGCCCGGATGGGCGGCGGGCCGATCTACCGGTCGGTGCTGCTGAGCACGGGCGTCGACATGCTGGAGGCGATGCTCGACCTGGCGACCGGGCGGACGCCCGTCATCGCGCCCAGGCCCGAGCCGGTGCCGGTCGGCTTCCGCAACATCTTCCCCGAGCGCCCCGGCACGCTGACCGAGGTCGTCGGGGCCGCCGAGGCCGAGGCCGCCGACGACGTGCACGACCTGGAGGTCTTCCGCGGGCCCGGCGACCTGCTGGACGTCCCGCCGAACACGTACGAGGGCTACGGCCACGTCATCTTCACCGCGCCGGACATCGAGCGCCTCGACGCCCGGTTCGCCGAACTGCTGCGGACACTGCGACTGGAGACCCGATGGACGCACTGA
- a CDS encoding ATP-grasp domain-containing protein, whose product MYRVAVVGGKPAPISGAKELGIDVVLVHEEGKYDLDELGPHCERIVHAAIDDRDAILAVLRPLHRERPFDLLLTSTEDAAIPVAAVNAELGLPGTSERTSRIIKDKALTRRALAEHGLSPVRFRAPESAEDAADFQGEVGDRIVVKPIDGVASLHIHVATTPQEAAAAWTALQEAGYSRVIAEEYLDGPVVSVDSFSHQGRHIVVGMSEYLMNDLFVEWQVATISETAWPHREALRAATAELLDAVGLTDGPAHSEFVLTPAGPRVLETHNRLAGSGAPDLVRRATGVDLARMFLTVPLGIDKLPETHPEPTGGAAIRFFVPEAGRITAITGLDEVGVPVLRVPPGVRPPHIIPYLYKFAEDEAAVVISKSEGDTVNPLRAVMDCDNGYVLAQGRDMRDAVAKAAALTERIRFHVE is encoded by the coding sequence ATGTATCGGGTCGCCGTGGTCGGTGGCAAGCCGGCCCCCATCAGTGGTGCCAAGGAACTGGGCATCGACGTCGTGCTCGTGCACGAGGAGGGCAAGTACGACCTCGACGAGCTCGGCCCGCACTGCGAGCGGATCGTGCACGCCGCCATCGACGACCGGGACGCGATACTCGCGGTGCTCCGGCCGCTGCACCGGGAGCGCCCCTTCGACCTGCTGCTGACCTCCACCGAGGACGCCGCGATCCCGGTCGCCGCGGTCAACGCCGAACTCGGCCTGCCCGGCACCAGCGAGCGCACCTCGCGGATCATCAAGGACAAGGCGCTGACCCGCCGGGCGCTGGCCGAGCACGGGCTGAGCCCGGTCCGCTTCCGGGCGCCGGAGAGCGCCGAGGACGCCGCCGACTTCCAGGGCGAGGTCGGCGACCGGATCGTGGTCAAGCCGATCGACGGCGTCGCCAGCCTGCACATCCACGTCGCGACCACCCCGCAGGAGGCCGCCGCGGCCTGGACGGCGCTGCAGGAGGCCGGCTACTCGCGGGTGATCGCCGAGGAGTACCTCGACGGCCCGGTGGTCAGCGTCGACTCCTTCTCCCACCAGGGCCGGCACATCGTGGTCGGGATGTCGGAGTACCTCATGAACGACCTGTTCGTCGAGTGGCAGGTCGCCACCATCAGCGAGACCGCCTGGCCGCACCGCGAGGCGCTGCGCGCCGCCACCGCCGAACTGCTCGACGCGGTCGGCCTGACCGACGGCCCCGCGCACAGCGAGTTCGTGCTGACCCCGGCCGGCCCCCGGGTGCTGGAGACGCACAACCGGCTCGCCGGCAGCGGCGCCCCCGACCTGGTGCGGCGGGCGACCGGCGTCGACCTGGCCCGGATGTTCCTGACCGTGCCGCTGGGCATCGACAAGCTCCCCGAGACCCACCCGGAGCCGACCGGCGGCGCGGCGATCCGCTTCTTCGTCCCCGAGGCCGGCCGGATCACCGCGATCACCGGCCTGGACGAGGTCGGCGTGCCGGTGCTGCGGGTGCCGCCGGGCGTGCGGCCGCCGCACATCATCCCCTACCTGTACAAGTTCGCCGAGGACGAGGCCGCCGTCGTGATCTCCAAGAGCGAGGGCGACACCGTCAACCCGCTGCGGGCGGTCATGGACTGCGACAACGGCTACGTCCTGGCCCAGGGCCGCGACATGCGGGACGCCGTCGCCAAGGCCGCGGCGCTGACCGAGCGGATCCGCTTCCACGTCGAGTAG
- a CDS encoding site-specific integrase: MKNGTVSRRCACRNPDTGKPYGAQCPKAPSSRHGIWYVTQELVPRQDNSRRHFHRGGFTTAADAKEELSKVIALMAIPEKDDPTGQLAISDLLEACAAAKEPLPDYDETLRRFKTGQVLNSKMTVAEWLDRWLAGRKRLRVTGLKRYECDARVHLKPHIKATGRAALNVAIAQQVMSPFNPFEHVELLPGTKPKALIWTEDRIARWQETGVKPSPVMVWTPEPTATFLDFVAHDRLYMLWRIIAFRGTRRGEACGVRWEDYSAAQRSLAIATQLVQDGWEVLEGAPKTSSGVRLLSLDKGTFDGLEDHKIRQENEHAAWGDAWQNTGRIFTNEDGSILHPGKVSDLFDRIVEAAGLPPIRLHDLRHGAATIMLFGKIDPKIVAETLGHSDTRITRDVYQSVLDDLNREAAEKVAELVPHTRRPLAAVPDGTTPQAAVPQMRPLTRPTKTPSEAKTA; encoded by the coding sequence ATGAAGAACGGCACCGTCTCCCGACGCTGCGCATGCCGCAACCCCGACACCGGCAAGCCGTACGGCGCGCAGTGCCCGAAGGCACCCAGCTCCCGCCACGGCATCTGGTACGTCACCCAAGAGCTGGTGCCGCGTCAGGACAACAGCCGCCGTCACTTCCACCGGGGCGGGTTCACCACCGCCGCCGACGCGAAGGAAGAGCTGTCTAAGGTCATCGCCCTGATGGCAATACCCGAGAAGGACGACCCGACCGGTCAACTGGCGATCAGCGACCTGCTCGAAGCCTGCGCGGCGGCCAAGGAGCCGCTGCCGGACTACGACGAGACCCTCCGACGGTTCAAGACCGGACAGGTCCTCAACTCGAAGATGACCGTCGCCGAGTGGCTCGACCGCTGGCTCGCCGGTCGTAAGCGCCTGCGGGTCACCGGCCTCAAGCGGTACGAGTGCGACGCCCGCGTCCACCTCAAGCCCCACATCAAGGCCACCGGCCGTGCGGCCCTCAACGTCGCCATCGCGCAGCAGGTGATGTCGCCGTTCAACCCCTTCGAGCACGTCGAGCTGCTGCCCGGCACCAAGCCAAAGGCACTCATCTGGACCGAGGACCGGATCGCCCGCTGGCAGGAGACCGGCGTCAAGCCGAGCCCCGTCATGGTCTGGACTCCCGAACCAACCGCCACCTTCCTCGACTTCGTCGCGCACGACCGGCTGTACATGCTCTGGCGGATCATCGCCTTCCGCGGCACCCGCCGCGGCGAGGCGTGCGGCGTCCGCTGGGAGGACTACTCCGCCGCACAGCGCTCCCTGGCCATCGCCACCCAGCTCGTCCAGGACGGCTGGGAGGTCCTGGAGGGCGCGCCCAAGACCAGCTCGGGCGTTCGCCTGCTGTCCCTCGACAAGGGCACCTTCGACGGCCTCGAAGATCACAAGATCCGCCAGGAGAACGAGCACGCAGCCTGGGGCGACGCCTGGCAGAACACCGGCCGGATCTTCACCAACGAAGACGGCTCCATCCTCCACCCGGGCAAGGTCAGCGACCTCTTCGACCGCATCGTCGAAGCCGCCGGCCTGCCCCCGATCCGCCTTCACGACCTCCGACACGGCGCTGCCACCATCATGCTGTTCGGCAAGATCGACCCCAAGATCGTCGCCGAGACCCTCGGCCACTCCGACACCCGGATCACCCGAGACGTCTACCAGTCCGTCCTCGACGACCTCAACCGCGAAGCCGCCGAGAAGGTCGCCGAACTGGTCCCGCACACCCGGCGCCCGCTCGCCGCCGTCCCCGACGGCACCACGCCGCAGGCCGCCGTCCCCCAGATGCGGCCCCTGACCCGGCCGACCAAAACCCCCAGCGAGGCGAAGACCGCCTGA
- a CDS encoding TauD/TfdA family dioxygenase — protein MDALSETLTASSDVDGHGIALTDLRLADRVRDALGARLQEALGDPFPKLDTDTDAAILARIGAHALRRTLPASVLDTLAGFAGARSDVLVLSNLPQQEFPPTPVNGFGEESDLCLVTSLQLGLIALLGLTPYAVDYENSGKLIRNVVPNPEAAGTTSSWGSDTEFFWHTDNPHLPFGGEGLNPRPFPPRFLTFYAVRNAEQVATEFVGVDTALRGLPDEVLDRLSAPEFLVKAPDSNDVTADGDRLALEGTSVIQHGPEGVLIRYDRGTTRGMTAAADQALAALSEHLSRTPAFAPVLRPGQFLIFDNYRVLHRRKAFDPAPPGTARWLRRCYAS, from the coding sequence ATGGACGCACTGAGCGAAACACTGACGGCATCGTCGGACGTCGACGGGCACGGGATCGCGCTCACCGACCTGCGGCTCGCGGACCGGGTTCGCGACGCCCTCGGTGCCAGGCTGCAGGAGGCCCTCGGCGACCCGTTCCCGAAGCTGGACACCGACACCGACGCCGCGATCCTGGCCCGGATCGGCGCGCACGCGCTGCGCCGGACGCTGCCGGCCTCCGTCCTCGACACGCTGGCCGGCTTCGCGGGCGCCCGCAGCGACGTGCTGGTGCTGTCGAACCTGCCGCAGCAGGAGTTCCCGCCGACCCCGGTCAACGGCTTCGGCGAGGAGTCCGACCTCTGCCTCGTCACCTCCCTGCAACTCGGCCTGATCGCGCTGCTCGGGCTGACCCCGTACGCGGTCGACTACGAGAACAGCGGCAAGCTGATCCGCAACGTGGTGCCCAACCCGGAGGCGGCCGGGACGACCAGCTCGTGGGGGTCGGACACCGAGTTCTTCTGGCACACCGACAACCCGCACCTGCCGTTCGGCGGGGAGGGGCTGAACCCGAGGCCGTTCCCGCCGCGGTTCCTCACCTTCTACGCGGTGCGCAACGCCGAGCAGGTGGCCACCGAGTTCGTCGGGGTGGACACCGCGCTGCGCGGGCTGCCCGACGAGGTCCTGGACCGGCTGTCCGCACCGGAGTTCCTGGTGAAGGCGCCGGACTCCAACGACGTCACGGCCGACGGGGACCGGCTGGCGCTGGAGGGCACCTCGGTGATCCAGCACGGGCCGGAGGGCGTCCTGATCCGCTACGACCGCGGCACCACCCGGGGCATGACCGCCGCGGCCGACCAGGCGCTGGCCGCGCTGTCGGAGCACCTGTCCCGCACCCCCGCCTTCGCGCCGGTGCTGCGGCCGGGGCAGTTCCTGATCTTCGACAACTACCGGGTGCTGCACCGCCGCAAGGCCTTCGACCCGGCGCCGCCCGGCACCGCCAGGTGGCTGCGCCGCTGCTACGCGAGCTGA